The Devosia yakushimensis DNA segment CGCAACGATATTGAATTCGGAGTACCGACCATGGCAGTGCCAAAACGAAAGACCTCGCCGATGAAGCGCGGCTTCCGCCGCTCGGCCGACGCTCTTGCCGCCCCCACCTATGTCGAAGACAAGGATTCGGGCGAGCTGCGTCGTCCGCATCACGTCGACCTCAAGACCGGCATGTATCGCGGCCGGCAGATTCTCGACGTCAAGAAATAAGCCAAAGACGAGCTGCAAAGATGCGCTCGGATTTGTAGATAATGCAACGGCCGGTCCCCAGCGGGACCGGCCGTTTTGCTGTGACCATGCCGCCAACAGAAGCGGCCCATTTCGGAGATTTCCATGAGCATGCGCGTTGAATCGGACTCGATGGGCACCATCAATGTCCCGGATAACAAATATTACGGCGCGCAGACCGCACGGAGCCTGGCCAATTTTGATATTGGCGGGGAGAAGATGCCCAAGGAAATCGTCCATGCCTTCGGCATCCTCAAAAAGGCCGCGGCCCTGGCCAATCACAAGCTGGGCCTGCTTGATGAGAAGACGCGCGACCTGATCGTCGCCGCTGCCGATGAGGTGATTGCCGGCAAGCTGGAAGACCATTTCCCTCTCGTGGTCTGGCAGACCGGCTCGGGTACCCAGTCCAACATGAATGTCAACGAGGTAATCTCCAACCGCGCCATCGAGCTGGCCGGTGGAACCATGGGCTCCAAAAAGCCCGTTCACCCCAATGACCATGTCAATATGAGCCAGTCGTCCAACGACACCTATCCCACCGCCATGCATATCGCGGCGGTCGAGGCGCTGGAAAACTACCTCTTCCCGCGCGTCGAGAAGCTGCGCAACACGCTGGCCGCCAAGTCGGAAGAATTCATGGATGTGGTCAAGATCGGCCGCACCCACTTGCAGGACGCAACCCCCCTGACCCTGGGCCAGGAAATGAGCGGCTGGGTCGCCCAGCTCGATCTGGCCGTGCAGGCCATCAAGGTCACCATTCCCCAGCTCAAGGAACTGGCGCTGGGCGGCACCGCCGTCGGCACGGGGCTTAATGCCCATCCCGATTATGCCGTGGCCGTGGCCAAGGAAATCGCCACGCTTTCCGGCCATGACTTCGTCACCGCGCCCAATAAATATGCCGTCATGGCCGGTCACGACGCCTTTGTCGGCACGTCGGGGGCGCTGAAGCAACTGGCCGCCGCGCTGATGAAGATTGCCAATGACGTGCGCTGGCTGGCCTCGGGTCCGCGTTCGGGCCTGGGCGAAATCACCATTCCGGAAAACGAGCCGGGTTCTTCGATCATGCCGGGCAAGGTCAATCCGACCCAGTCGGAAGCCATGACCATGGTGGCCGTGCAGGTCATGGGCAATGACGCCGCCATCGGCTTTGCCGCGAGCCAGGGCAATTTCGAGCTCAACGTGTTCAAGCCCGTCATCGCTTACAATTTCCTGCAATCGGTGCGGCTCCTGGCCGATGCGGCCCGTTCCTTCAACGACAATTGCGCCATCGGCATCGAACCCGATCGCGCCCGCATCAAGGAACTGGTCGACAAGTCGCTGATGCTGGTAACCGCGCTCAACCGCAAGATCGGCTACGATAACGCCGCCAAGATTGCCAAAACCGCGCATAAGAACGGCACCACCCTGCGCGAAGAAGCCATCGCCCTGGGCCTGCTCACCGGCGAGGAATTCGACGCCGAAGTGAAGCCGGAACAGATGGTCGGCCCGCTCAAGCTCAAGAAGTAGGCGACAAGGCTTCC contains these protein-coding regions:
- the fumC gene encoding class II fumarate hydratase, giving the protein MSMRVESDSMGTINVPDNKYYGAQTARSLANFDIGGEKMPKEIVHAFGILKKAAALANHKLGLLDEKTRDLIVAAADEVIAGKLEDHFPLVVWQTGSGTQSNMNVNEVISNRAIELAGGTMGSKKPVHPNDHVNMSQSSNDTYPTAMHIAAVEALENYLFPRVEKLRNTLAAKSEEFMDVVKIGRTHLQDATPLTLGQEMSGWVAQLDLAVQAIKVTIPQLKELALGGTAVGTGLNAHPDYAVAVAKEIATLSGHDFVTAPNKYAVMAGHDAFVGTSGALKQLAAALMKIANDVRWLASGPRSGLGEITIPENEPGSSIMPGKVNPTQSEAMTMVAVQVMGNDAAIGFAASQGNFELNVFKPVIAYNFLQSVRLLADAARSFNDNCAIGIEPDRARIKELVDKSLMLVTALNRKIGYDNAAKIAKTAHKNGTTLREEAIALGLLTGEEFDAEVKPEQMVGPLKLKK
- the rpmF gene encoding 50S ribosomal protein L32, with the protein product MAVPKRKTSPMKRGFRRSADALAAPTYVEDKDSGELRRPHHVDLKTGMYRGRQILDVKK